The Chryseobacterium nakagawai genome has a segment encoding these proteins:
- a CDS encoding choice-of-anchor L domain-containing protein, translating to MLNRRKGSLFLVLFFVFIGSFIFAQNRVVKKGVPSKNNSSTAKAGAFIDVNTSNYPESSYSITQLVKDVLISGGGCASNNVSNVVVYPNLPPSNQSRSWGYFNKGTTNFPFNRGVILSTGFAKNAGNSPLSDLNDDLGTGGDLDLATALGIPNDKLANATYIEFDFIAVSSEITFKYLFASKEYQDNFPCNITDGFALLLKKAGDPTYTNMAVLPGGAGPVSVTNIRPGYPNCGPKNEAYYGGTNTAHIETNFNGRTIPLTAKATVIPGQSYHFKMVLADFQDANYDSAVFLDAGSFDLGVSILGPGGVKLPSSVNMCDNTPQTFTASVQVPNVTYQWFLNNNPIAGATNASYTATQPGVYTVKVYIQGSSCPGEATITVVGGTSPTVQNATLTACYAAGNATFNLPVAQPAISTTAGAVFTYYTTLADANAGNANTIPNPTTYQSAGGTVYVRVRNGFCAKVAELTLVKAPQMTGSIVPPSVLTCANSQITLDASASVYPTGATFNWTTTGGNIVSGGNTLNPVINAPGTYTLTISQVYQPGNINCTATATVTVTGNSAPPNPSLTAPKLKICKGESITLTASGGATYNWGGGLPGNGNTQTVSPTVTTTYTVTAIGANGCASATPATLTIEVSEPFTAQNAILHKCYQPGLTYNLKESEGQITTATGVTFTYYVIQADANAGNANSIAAPTTYSPTSANQTIYVRVSNGGCSYVVSLQLLRTAETTLTIAPPQTVTCTTPQITLNASASVVPAGSTITWTTVGGNIVSGANTLTPVVSAGGTYTLTVANVFQPGNLNCSYNSTVTVTQDKVAPVAALVSSHSRICEGESVVLTASGGATYAWGNGLTGTGNTQTVSPTVTTTYTVTAIGANGCPSATPATVIVQVGPPIAGVSADKMKICAGESVTLTATGGITYNWVGLAGNGDTQVVTPTITTEYSVFALGGNGCSSLVAAKVKIEVVPAIVSTLENVYVCAGDNGILDAGAGPNYTYLWNTGATTQTITTKVAGTYSVTISNGVCSKVFTAQLINPDLPEIINVVYDKNILTLTASNPTGGTLEYSINNGVTWQSSNVFNGVLDNTMYHLMVRVKNAKCGTSIDYFTFVLSNAITPNMDGINDTIDFSGISGYKDFAASIFDRYGAEVFKATKGDVIWRGSLKGINLPTGTYWYRVQWENPANKKLEQRSGWILLKNRN from the coding sequence ATGTTAAATAGGAGGAAAGGAAGTTTATTTTTAGTGTTATTTTTTGTTTTTATAGGGAGCTTTATTTTTGCCCAAAATAGGGTGGTAAAAAAAGGAGTGCCTTCAAAAAATAATAGTTCTACTGCAAAAGCTGGAGCTTTTATAGATGTAAACACTTCCAATTATCCTGAGTCTTCTTACAGTATTACTCAGTTAGTAAAAGATGTCCTTATATCAGGCGGAGGATGTGCTAGTAATAATGTAAGTAATGTAGTGGTATATCCAAATTTACCTCCATCTAATCAGAGCCGAAGCTGGGGATACTTCAATAAAGGAACTACGAATTTTCCATTCAATAGAGGAGTTATTCTTTCTACCGGATTTGCCAAAAATGCAGGAAATTCCCCTCTTTCAGATCTCAATGATGATCTGGGAACAGGCGGAGATTTGGATCTGGCAACTGCTTTGGGTATTCCTAATGACAAACTGGCTAATGCTACTTATATAGAATTTGATTTTATTGCTGTTTCCTCTGAAATAACCTTTAAATATTTATTTGCCTCGAAAGAATATCAGGATAATTTTCCATGTAATATTACGGATGGTTTTGCTTTATTATTGAAAAAGGCAGGTGATCCTACTTATACCAATATGGCAGTGCTTCCAGGTGGAGCAGGACCAGTGAGTGTAACAAATATTCGCCCAGGGTATCCTAATTGCGGACCTAAAAATGAAGCTTACTATGGAGGAACAAATACAGCTCACATAGAAACTAATTTTAATGGACGTACCATTCCATTGACAGCGAAAGCAACAGTGATTCCCGGGCAGTCTTATCATTTTAAAATGGTATTGGCTGATTTCCAGGATGCTAATTATGATTCGGCGGTTTTTTTAGATGCTGGATCGTTTGATTTAGGGGTAAGCATTCTGGGACCAGGTGGCGTGAAGCTTCCAAGCTCAGTAAATATGTGTGATAATACACCACAAACTTTTACAGCTTCTGTTCAGGTGCCTAATGTAACCTATCAATGGTTTTTAAATAATAATCCTATTGCTGGAGCTACTAATGCCAGTTATACGGCAACTCAACCCGGAGTGTATACCGTTAAAGTATATATACAGGGAAGCTCGTGTCCGGGAGAGGCAACCATCACTGTTGTGGGAGGAACTTCCCCTACAGTACAGAATGCTACATTAACAGCTTGTTATGCAGCTGGAAATGCTACATTTAATTTACCTGTAGCACAGCCCGCAATAAGTACTACAGCAGGAGCGGTCTTTACTTATTATACAACACTGGCTGATGCTAATGCAGGAAATGCCAATACAATTCCTAATCCCACTACTTATCAAAGTGCGGGGGGGACTGTATATGTAAGAGTCAGAAATGGTTTCTGTGCTAAAGTGGCTGAGTTGACTTTGGTAAAAGCTCCGCAAATGACAGGATCTATTGTACCTCCTTCAGTATTGACTTGTGCTAACTCTCAGATTACCTTGGATGCTTCGGCTTCAGTTTATCCTACGGGGGCTACATTTAACTGGACTACTACAGGAGGAAATATAGTTTCAGGAGGAAATACGCTAAATCCTGTAATTAATGCACCTGGAACATATACATTAACGATATCACAGGTATATCAGCCTGGAAATATCAACTGTACAGCGACTGCAACAGTAACGGTGACGGGAAACAGTGCACCACCCAATCCATCCCTTACAGCTCCTAAATTAAAGATTTGTAAAGGAGAATCTATAACGTTAACGGCTTCAGGAGGAGCAACATATAATTGGGGAGGAGGTCTTCCGGGAAATGGAAATACACAAACCGTATCTCCAACAGTTACTACAACATATACTGTGACTGCTATTGGTGCTAACGGATGTGCTTCTGCTACACCTGCAACGCTCACTATAGAAGTGTCAGAACCGTTTACTGCACAAAATGCAATTCTGCATAAGTGTTATCAGCCAGGGTTAACCTATAACCTTAAAGAATCAGAAGGGCAAATTACTACAGCTACAGGGGTAACATTTACCTATTATGTAATTCAGGCTGATGCTAATGCCGGTAATGCTAATTCTATTGCAGCTCCTACAACATATTCACCTACTTCAGCAAATCAGACAATCTATGTAAGGGTTAGCAATGGCGGTTGTAGCTATGTAGTTTCTCTACAGTTATTGAGAACAGCAGAAACTACCTTGACAATTGCACCACCACAAACGGTCACCTGTACAACTCCTCAAATTACGCTTAATGCATCAGCTTCTGTAGTGCCAGCTGGATCTACGATTACCTGGACTACTGTTGGTGGTAATATTGTATCAGGGGCTAATACACTTACTCCTGTAGTAAGTGCGGGAGGGACTTATACATTGACTGTTGCCAATGTGTTCCAGCCTGGAAATTTGAATTGTTCTTATAACTCAACAGTAACAGTAACTCAGGATAAAGTAGCACCGGTTGCAGCACTTGTATCTTCTCATTCTCGTATATGTGAAGGGGAATCAGTAGTTTTAACTGCTTCTGGTGGAGCTACCTATGCTTGGGGAAATGGGCTTACAGGTACCGGAAATACACAAACTGTATCACCAACAGTTACTACGACATATACCGTAACTGCTATAGGAGCTAATGGATGCCCCTCTGCTACACCGGCAACTGTTATAGTTCAGGTAGGACCTCCAATAGCGGGAGTTTCAGCGGACAAAATGAAAATATGTGCCGGTGAATCTGTTACTCTTACCGCTACAGGTGGAATTACTTATAATTGGGTAGGTCTTGCCGGAAACGGAGATACGCAGGTAGTAACTCCTACAATCACTACAGAGTATTCTGTATTTGCATTGGGAGGAAATGGATGTAGTTCTCTTGTTGCTGCTAAAGTGAAAATTGAAGTAGTTCCTGCTATTGTGTCTACATTAGAAAATGTATATGTGTGTGCTGGAGATAATGGAATTCTTGATGCAGGAGCAGGACCTAATTATACCTATCTGTGGAATACGGGAGCTACTACACAGACGATTACTACAAAAGTTGCAGGAACTTATTCCGTAACAATTAGTAACGGAGTATGTTCTAAAGTCTTTACGGCGCAGCTTATCAATCCTGATCTTCCTGAAATTATCAACGTTGTATATGATAAAAATATATTAACACTTACAGCAAGTAACCCAACAGGAGGCACCTTAGAATACTCTATTAATAATGGAGTGACCTGGCAAAGCTCAAACGTGTTTAATGGGGTCCTGGATAATACAATGTACCATTTAATGGTTAGAGTAAAAAATGCAAAATGTGGAACTTCAATAGATTATTTCACCTTCGTACTCAGCAATGCCATTACTCCTAATATGGATGGAATAAATGACACTATAGATTTTAGTGGAATCAGTGGATATAAAGATTTTGCAGCTTCTATTTTTGATAGGTATGGAGCTGAAGTTTTCAAGGCAACAAAAGGAGATGTTATATGGCGAGGATCTCTAAAAGGAATCAATTTGCCTACAGGGACTTACTGGTATAGAGTTCAGTGGGAAAACCCTGCCAATAAGAAATTAGAACAACGCTCAGGTTGGATTTTACTGAAAAATAGAAATTAA